From the Vulpes vulpes isolate BD-2025 chromosome 15, VulVul3, whole genome shotgun sequence genome, the window GACCCGCTCCGTCCACGTGGCCGTGCTCCCCAGCACTGTTGCCGCGTGACAAGGTGGGTGCCGTGCGTGTTGCTGGAGCAACCCGTGTCCCCAGCCGGGCATGAGGCCCTCCTCTGTCACCGCAGCGGACCCGGGGAGTGACCGCGGGCACCTGAGTTGGATGTTCAGGGACAGACTTTCTGTGTCCCCATGGAGGCGGCGAGCAGACCCGGGATCGGGAGGCTCGGGCGGGCTCCGAGCAGTCACAGGACAGCCCGGGACctgctctgctcttcccctgGTGCCACCGGCCTCGGCCGGTTCTGCATCCACGTGACCTCCGGGCGGGGGCTGCAGGATTCCCAggccagcagcctgcagggagggcTTCCTGTCTCGCGGTCCTGGGCTCGGGGCCTGCGGAGGGACAGGGACCCCTGCACATGCGTGTCCCGCCAGTGTCGCCGGCCCGGGCGTGTGGCACCCCTTTGCACAGGTGTGGCTTTGGCCCCTGGTTGACGGGCTGTCCCGCCGCGCAGGCCTCCTTGGCACTTACCGCGGGTGTGGACGTTGAGACTTGGAGCATTTAAGTGGCGTGTCCGGGGTGACGCGGGGACCAGTCTGGAAGTTCTGAGCTGTTTTCCTGCATTCGGGCACAGTTTGCTAAGTTGTGAACGTGAACGGGGTTTCCACTAAGGAGCCTGTGTTGCTGGATCCTGGTGTCACCGGATTAAACGCGACTGAAACGAGCTTTCCCAGAGGGGCTCATGGTAGCCTAACTGGGATTCCTCAGATCCGGCTGTTAGAATGGATCCAACCAGTTGAAGGCCAGCAGGAGGCACGGGTCGGAGGTCAGCGGTCAGGCGGGGAGGCCGCGGGAGTCACAGTGGTGCAGCCTGGGTCTGGGTTGTGCAGGAAGTGCCAGCCCGTGACCGCCCAGGGCCACCGACACCCATGAAGTTCTCACCCACGGGGCCGGAGGTGCGGGAGGCCGCCCGTCAGCTCAGACAGCTGGCCCCCCTCTGCAGGTGAGGCCTGCCCCGCTTCTGGGGGGCGGCGTCCCCCCCACGCCGTGATGGACGCCTGCCCCGTGGGGCCGGGAAGGGTCTGTCCCTGTGCTGGGTGGGCATGGGTCCCCGAGCGGACAGTCAGGGGCACCGCGGGCCTTCCCAGGTTTCCCTCCTGAGGCCTCAGGTAACCAGACCGCAGGACGAGGGTGGAGGGCGTCGGGTAGTAGCTGTAGGACATgcctgtctgtctgcctgcctgcctgcctgtctagggacagagggagggtcTCTCCGGGCACAGGGTGAGTTTCACGCAGAGCTTTGcacactccctctgcctccctctctctgtccctgcgtctctgtctctatctgtcTCTGTCCCCCGTTCCCTGCGCCCAGTGCCCCCAACAAACCCTCCCCGCGGGGTCCGTCCCCGTCACAAACACCCGTGTCTCACGCAGCCTCTGcgcagacctggggcgggggctTTGCAGACACTGTCGTGCAGCTATGATGCAGACGTCCCTTCAGGGGCCTGTGACCAGGAAAGCCAGCAACGTGGGACTGGGGCGCAGGGCCCCCCCACGCAGGGCAGCTCCCCGCAGGCCCCGGAAGGCTCTGAAGAGGGGTCGGCGCAGGGCAGGGCGTGTGGACAAGGAGCAGCCACACCAAAGAGCTGTGGGGCCTGGGGCGGCCTTGCGGTCCCCGAGGTTCTGAGCGCTGGGACCCCGGTGGCCCCCGGGCCGCGACGTGGAGCTCCCGCCTGAGCTGGGCGCTCCCCTCCCCCGGGCGAGCCTCCCGAGCCTCCTCATTAGCTGTTCCCGGGGAGGACTGGCTTCCCTCCGGAGGGGAATTCCTGAAACCCAACAGTTGACAAACCCACACACCCTCGGGAGGGCCGGGCACCAGATAAAAGCCTTCCTGGCGGCCCGGCCCCTCGTGGGGACGGCCACTGCCTGTCAGCCCAGCCTGTCAGCCCAGCCGGCGGAGGCGCTGCGCCCGGCCCGGCGGCGGCTGTCCTAGGGCAGCGGCCCGCGAGCAGCAGAGCAGCACCCGAGCAGACGGGGTCTCTGGGGTTTCTGGTTTGCCCCCAGCTCTCGGCCCGACCgtctatttctctttcctttgggaACAACGTGCTTTGCCAATGACTGATCGCGGTGTCGCCGCTGGGATGCTCTCACCTGTCACCTGCAAGGCAGGACCCAGGCCCGCGCGGGGATGAGCTAGGCTGCAGCCCGACCCGCCAGGACCACCTGCCTCCCCCCGCCGAGCCCGGAGGAGCTTGGCTGCTGCCCGGCCGCCTCTGTCCCTGTCGCTGGACCCCGGCATGTGGCCACCACAGTGACTGCCCCGGGGCCCCCTGTCCCCCGCCGCCACCCTGACACGGCTGGCCCAGGTGTCTGAGGAGCAGCTGCCTCCCTGCGGGCCGAGGGcagggcccctgcatggagcttgggACCCGGACCCCTCATGTCTGTCCTGCTGATGCTGTGTGTGACGCTGTTGGCCCTGGCGACCCCAGGCCGGGGCACCCCGCCATGGGAGCCCTGCACAGGTAAGGGGGCATCGTGCTGGGCGGAGGGCGCAGCCGCACGCGGTCAGCTGGGGGCCTGGGTTTGCTTGGGCGGCCCCAGCGGTTGGCCCGGGAGAGGCAACGGGCAGAGGGGGCCGGGCAGAGATGAAAGGGCTGGGGGAGGCCTCGCCATGGAAATGCCAACAGGGTGGGGACCCGCTTCAAAGCGAGAACCCGCCGCCATCTGAGGGCTTCACGAGTACTTACCTGTGCGGCGTCCTGGGGAAAGGCCTTGCACCTGTTCCAGGAATGAGCCATCCCCCTGCAGCCCCAAACGCGGAGAACCCCAGGTCTGCCCGCGCGCCCCCGGGCTGGCCCTGCTGTCCCACGGCCCCCGGCTCAGACATGGGCGCCCCCGAGAGGGGCACTGGCTGGCTCCTCTGAGGGAGGGTCTGCtgccccaccgccaccccaccccGATTTAGGAGGCTCTGCTGGCTCGCTAATGACTGTGACATCACTGTATCTTTCTGgagtttcttttcttaattaagattttatttatttattagagagagagagagagagagacaggagagcacaaggggaagggcagagggagaagcgggctcctgctgagcagggagcccgatgcaggactcgatcccaggacccggggatcatgacctgagctgaaggcagatgctttactgatgGACCCCCCCGGGGGGCCCCCTTCCTGGAGTTTCTACCCAGagcttttatttatcaaatttaaCATTAAGAACAAAGCGACAGGGAAAGGAGGCCTGGTGGCTGGAGACCCACTGAGCGCGAGCGGCCTCACCAGGAGGTCAGCGGCGTGGGTGTCAGAGCCCCGCGCGCCCGTCTGCAGTGTGGTTCCAGTTCTATTTGCAGATCACTCATCCCGGTCCCCTCCCCGTGATAGCCCGGATGGCCCTTCGTTCCCAGTGACACGCCCCGGGGGCATGAGGACCCCAGTTTGGAATGCTTGGGGGGGGTCCGGTGCAGCGGGGAGGCCCGCAGGCCCCGGGGAGCAGGACAGAGGTCCCCCCCCAGCGTCCCCGCCCTGAGCTCCCGCCTGCAGCGCCTGCCCTGGGACTCGTGATTTGTGAACCACACAGAAGCCAAGTCAGCCTGTTCCCAAGCAAAACCCCCCGGCCTCGGGGGACAGAAGGCGCGGAGACCACCCCGTGGGCCGCGGGCAGCGGCAGCCCCAGCAGGACCCCCGGGCGGCGCCGAGCCCAGCCGCTGTCCTAGCACACGGAGTCTCCCGGTGGGGGATGAGTCACCGACATGTACCTTCATGCTTCCTGCAGCCCTGGGAACGGAATCAACCTGCACAGTGATAATAAAGGTTATTTATAAAGCCCGCCCCCTCTGCCCCGAAGGCTGCTGCAGAGTTAAAAGATGACCCAGTTCTAAACACCGGGGACTCGGGACCAAAGATAAAAGTCGAGTAAATCGCATTGAACTGCGGTTGGAGTCCTCCCTACACGCTTGCACGTGGCTCATCAGGACTTCAaatggttaaaaacaaacaaacaaacccacttTGATTCCGTCCCGTTTTGAGAGGCACCTGAGCTTTCCGCCGTGAGGCTGTGTGAgcgagccggggtggggggcgaaGCGCCGGGGGCCTTGGCGGCCCCCACCCTGGCTCCCGACGTCCTGGCCCCGAGTCCGAGGCGGGGGCCCGATGACAGCAGCCTGGTGCGATGGCGAGTGACGGTGTCGCCGAGGGCTCCTGTGGCTGGCGGGCCTGGCCCTGGGTGCGGGGGGCGCCACACTGGGGAGACGGGCGCTTGATTCCGCCCCCCCTCGGCCTGCCCTTCTGCAGGCTTCACTGTAAGGCCATCGGGGGGTGGCGGCTGGGGTTTTCGGGCGTCCCCACCGCAGCGGGGCAGTGAAGGTACCCTGACACCTGCGCGTGGGAGGAGGGAAAGTGCTCACTCAGGGCTGGCCCGGgtgtgggaggagagggcagggaggagggggcagggctcGGTGGGACGTCGAGTCAGGAGGCCGCGGGTGGACGGAGGGCCGGACAGCCCGAGCTGCGTGCGGGGCCCGGGGTCTGGGCGGGAGAGCTGGCGGGGCGTGCCGGGAAGCCACGGCCAGGGTCACGCAGGTCCTCGGGCTGGTGTGTGCTCACGGGGCCCTTCGGGGGCTCGCCGCTGCCAGACACCTCGTACAGGCCCGGGTTGTAGCGACGGGGAGATTGGGTCCAATGCCTGCGGGCGGTGGGCGCGTGGTGCCGACCCCTGCTGTGGGCGGGCTGGGGACTGGCCTTGCTGCGCAGATGCAGGTGCGTCTGAGGGTGGGGCAGGTCTCCCAGAGCCCAGGCCAGGCCGGACAGACGGCGGCGTGGACAAGGGCACTGGGAACGGGgcggggctgcaggcggggccCCGGGCTCAGGGcgggaggcagggtggggtggggcgtgGCAGGCAGGATTCTGGGGTGAGATGCCCTTTCCAGCTGTTGGCCTCCGTGACCCCAGGAGGCAGCCCCAGTCTTCTGACCGCGGAGCACCCCCTGCTGCCCCGAGCTGGGCCAGTGGCTCTGGACAGGGTTGGCGCAGGGGCCTCCAAGATGCTTGCTCGCTCCTGGAGGACATCCGAGGTTCTGGGCCGCGTGGCGTGTGAGGTGCAGGGCCGTCCTGGGGGGACACCGTGGTGGGCCGTGTCCTGGGTGTGGGTTCTCGGTCGGGGGAGCAGCAGCAGTGGGTGGCATGGGGTGATCCCAGCTCGTCTCCACGGAGACCAGAGGCCAGGGTGGCGGGACTCTGCGGGAGCCCAAAGGGGCCTGGCGGGGCTGGGTCACTGGTAGGCTCCGAGGGGCTGGGTacagggaaggggtgaggggcGGGGGTGCGGAGGGGGACGGGGTAGGACAACAAGTCTGGGCTGCAGGTGTCAGGATCACAGTGTCTCGCCTTCATCTGTGCCTGGTGCCCCGGAGCATTGTCACCCGGGAGCACGGACGGGTGGGCCCCTCCCCCGGACGGGTGTGGTGGTGCCTAGAACCCAGCCTagggcaccccctccccctgccttgtCTCCTTCATTCACGCGACCCGGACGGGGAGGGGGCTGTGCACAGCCCTGGGTATGCACACAGCCTGCCCACCAGCCCAGGCGGCTCCGGAGGAGGAAACCTGGAGGGTGGCAGCGGGGACCCCAGAGGGCCAGGTGCAGGGGTGCGCGGGGCGCTCCGGCCTCCGCCCTTCATCCCGCAGCTGGAGGAAGCAGCCAGGAGGCCCCAGGGACAGACCTGCACTTTAAAAGCTCTCCGGCAGCGCGGGGACCCTGGGGGCGGCCTCTTCTGCATTTGGGGGGCAGGAcgtgccccccgcccctcctgggctGCTCTCGGGGGCGCCAGCTTTGCCCGCGGACTTCCTCTAACCGGGAGCTTGCAGGAGGGTGGCTGCAGTCTGGGCGCGGGGGTCCCCTGGGAGGCCCCGAAGCGGTTCCTGGGAGACACTGCGTGGGCACGACGCCCCCTCCTGGCGGCCCCTGGGAGCAGGTGAGCGGCCTCCCGGGTGCAGTTGGGGAGCCGTCGACCTTGCAGGTGCGTGCTGGGGCCCCTCCTGGAAGGGGACCGCGAGCTGCACCTCCCGGGAAGCGGGGCACCCAGGGTGAGCCCCCCCAGCGCTTCACAGCTGCGCGGGGCTGGGAGCTGCTGGCCGCTGGGGACAGATGTCTGGGCGCTTGTCGCGCTGCTGAGGCTTTTCATTTCCGTGGTTTTCAGTGCCCCGGAATGTGCCCTTGGGGGAACGAGCCTCTCTGCAGGCTCAGGAGGGCCCCTGCCCCAGACGCCACCACCGCCCTCCCCCTTGTCTCCCCAGACAGCGTCGCAGAGCCCCCACCCCTCATTCCCCAGCGCCGAAGAGGCCACCCGGTCGTCCCCGCCGCCACCAGGGGGGCCCGGCCCCGCCACcctgacctcagtttcctttttagaAATTCTCCGCCATTAGGCCGCGGCGCTTACTGTTCGCTACTCACGAACGGGAAAATCAGCCACCCCCAGGGCCCGTGGGGTCTGTGCCTGCTTCCTGGCGGCGGCCCACCCcgtccctccccgccccacccctgtaACCCCGCCTCGTCGCCCCTCGCCCCTGCCCTCCTAGGTGGATTCTGAGCTCCTGGCTTAGGGGGCAGGGGGCGCCCActtctctgtccccaccctgAGTCTGGGGGAGCGACAGGGGGACCTGGTCCTTGGATATtaccctccctctgcctcctaacACCCTGGACCCGCCTGAAGGCGGTGGGGGGGAGCCTGGGTCTCTGTGAcccccctgccacctgcccagctAAGTGAGGGGGAGTTGGGCCCCGGAAGCCGGTACCCTCGGGTGCCTCTGGGTCCGGGATAGGGGGTGGGGCGGCAGGTGGAAGGGGCCCTGTGGACTCAGAGCCCAGGCCCGGGCATCGTCATGCCCACACTGGCATCCTCAGGGTGGGCCTCGTCCGCAGccaggcaggggtgggcaggtgtGCCCCGCAAGTGAACGTGAGCTCTCAgagtgtgtgcaggtgtgtgcatgtgtgtgtgcccacGAGGGTGTGAGTGCGTGTGAGTGTGAGCTCCCGTGCCGTGGGGAGGAGTGGGGGCGACCCCCGGGGGTAACATTTGTGTCACCCTGGGCCTTTGTGCATCCAGGTGCAGGGACATCCCTCTGAGCCCCACCTGGCACAGGGCTGCGGCTCCGGGTCCAGTGGGCGCCGGCCAGGGTGCAGGCTGGGGACCGCGCGTATTGCGCGTCTGGGGGTCGCCCCGGGGAAAAGGGCACCGGTGTGGGTGACAGGCTGCCGCTGGCGTCCCTGCAGAGCGGAGGGCACTGGCCCTCGGGAGCTTGGCGCTGGGGGCTCCTTCCTGGTGAAAGCGGGGTGTGTGATTTCCCTGAGGGGGCCGCGGGCTCCCGGCAGGCCCGGTGGGTGGGATTCCGGGCCGGGAGCCTCTCAGAGCCCTGACGCTGACCCCGCTACTGGTCAAGGGACGCAGAGGGGATGCGGCTGCCACACTGGCCGCGCCGGGCCGGTCACGGGCGAAGCCACCGGCGGCCGCGCCCCATCGCAGATCTGCATCCTGCTCCGTGGGCGGGAGAACCCGCCCGTCAGTGCCTCAGTGGCAGAGCCTGCATCTGTGCCTCATTCGCTCTGAAAGCATTTTGGTGACTGTTTTCGCACGGTTGTGTCCCCTTGACGCCTGCGGTGTTGTATTCGACACACGTGGATCATGTTTCCTGTGCGGGGCCGGGGTTTCAGCAGCAGCCCAGAGAGGGCGAGGACGCAGGTGGGGCTTCCCGGGGCCACCGTCCAacggggctgcagggggcagaggggagctGGTGGGCGGGGTCCCAGGGGACTTCTGGCCCCCAGAGCAGCAGGGAGGATTGGTTCCTCACACCAACCTCCCTGCATAGCAGGGtcccgggggcgggcggggggcaggaCTCCCACCTGTGTGGGCAGCTCCAGATGCGGACGGGGACTGTCTGGCGCTCGTCTGTGTGCACCCGGTTACCCTGTCCTCTAAGGGGGGCGTTCGCTGTCCACCGTCCTCCCTTCGGGGAATGGCTCGCAGGGTCCACGGCCTCCAGGGATCGAGGGCAGTGTCTCTGTACCGGGTGGGCTCGAGGGCGGGAGGCAACAGGGCAGGTTGGGAGGTGGCTCTGTCTAGGAGGGGGGCCTGGGTCCAGGAAGCCCCAGGACACATGGGGCCCATCCGGACTGGCTCCGAGTGAGAACCCCGAGGGTGGCCTGGGTGGGCCTGGGGCGGAGGGGTGCTGCGCCGGCCTGTGCAGCTGGAGACAGCAGGGTGGGACTCTGGACAAAGCCCCGCAGTTCACGGGGAGACCAGGGTGGACTCAGGAGGCTGGCTGGAGCACAGATGCGCCGCCTCCGCGGTGGCCCCAGAGGGCCCTGGCTCAGCCTCCTCCTAGCTCCACCGCCCGGGAGACAGGCCTGGGGCCAGGGATCCTGCTGCGAGGGGCCACCTGGGTCCCTGACATTCAGCAGGGCCACCCTGTGCTGCCTGGAGGCCCAAGTGGGGACCACAGGGTGGGGTCAGCTCAGCGCCCTTGGAGATGCTCCCAGGATGGGGCTCGTCAGCAACTGCTGACACCAGGGTCTGCGAGCCCAGAGGATCCGAAAACACGCAACAAAACCAGTTGGCAAGAGAGGCCCACAGAGGCATGGACGCAAGGCTGattgatgggggaggggcagagggagaggtggagggagggacagggagcagagggaggggcagacagagaaccccaagcagacccTCCTGCCTGATCTCGAGACCCGGACACGGTGACCAGGGCTGCAGTGAGGAGTCGGAGGCTCGTTGAcggaggcacccaggcgcccctggagtTAGTTTATTCAGCTGTGTGTTTGGTGGGGAGGCAAACCACTTGtcggaggggcagagacagggcagGGGCATGGATGTCCCAAACAACTTGGGGACCCATCAGTGACAGCGAGGGCTGTCTCAGGTGCATCTGGGCACAACATGACACTGTGCACAGTCTCAGGCCTGCTTGTGAGGGTTCGAGTGTGAGCATTTGTGCTGACGAGTCCCAGAGATCCTGCTGGCTTAAATCCTAGGAGGCAGTGGGAGACCGGGGGTGCCCCGTGGTGCCCAGCTCCCCGGAGGCACGTGCACCATCAGTGGGAGCACACAGGACGGCACAGCAGGGACATGCTGGAGGCCTGGCGGCAGCAGCTGGACtgacagggggagggggtggcgcaGCAGGCGGGTCTGCACACGGGGCGGCAGAGGAGGGACATGCAGGAGGAGGGTCTGCAGgagctgggctggcagcagggggAGGCCTGGCAGCAGATGGGGGTGCAGCAGACGGGGGTGCAGCAGACGGGCTTGCAGCAGATGGGGGTGCAGCACATGGGCTTGCAGCAGATGGGGGTGCAGCAGACAGGCTTgcagcagacagacacacagctgTCTTCCTGGCAAGGGGAGGAGCTGCAGCAAGAAGGCTGGCAGCTAGACTGCTGGCAGCAGGGGGAAGACTCACAGCAGACGGGCTTGCAGCAGatgggcttgcagcagacaggggtgcagcacacgggcttgcagcagacaggggtgcagcacacgggcttgcagcagacagacacacagcagCCCTCctggcagggggagcagctgcCGCACGAGGGCTGGCAGGAGCCGGGGCAGgctggtgggcaggggctggaccCGCAGCTCGCAGGGGTGCAGAGGAGGGTCAGGCAGGAGCCCGGGGCGCAGCAGGGGGGCTCGCAGTAGCTCTCGGGACAGTCGTCCACCTGCCAGGAGGGGTCGGGGCAGGAGTCGCCGGAGCCGGGCAAGCAGACGCGGCCGCCGTAGCTCAGGTCGCTGGAGCAGACGGACAGGGTGGAGGCGGCCATGGTGTGGGTGCTGGGGCGGGGTGTGGGTGCGGGTGAGTGtgtgggtgcgggtgcgggtgtgAGTGTGCGAGGTGCTGGGCCGGCGGCTTTTATACGGCCCTCGCGCGTGCTGTCCAGTGTCAGGCGCCTGAGACTTCCCCTTCCTCGTTGGTGTTTTGCCCGAGTCCTGCGAGTGCTTATTATTCTGCTGTATTTACAGGAAGGTCTTTGTTGCCCGTAAAATGCCCATCGGGGCTGCGGACCCCAAGGATGTCCGTCGGGGAGCAAACAGCTGGGGGCACCGCGGACCCCAGGGCTATGAGCTGTGCAGCCGCCGAGGCCGCCCTCTGGGTGAGGGACGGTTGCCCGTGGGGCCCGAGGGCCACAGCCTCCGTGAGGGCCACGGGGTGCTCGTGAGCTGTGGGGCGCCCCTTTCACCCATGGAGGGCACCCGGTGGCCAGGGCGGTCGGGGGCGGATGAGGGGCTCTCAGGTGGGATGTGGAGGCCGCGAGGGGAGTGCATGATGTCGTCCAAATCCAACCTTCATCAGGAGATTTCCAGAAAGATCCACCACGGGGAACAATTCTCCCAACAGAGGGAAAAGGGGTCTTCAATGGGGACCGCTGAGCAGACGTGGGATGAGGTGCAGGGAACGTGCGGGTCGAGGCCCGCTGCTGAATCCCAACATCCCAGCACCCCGAGCACCCCAGGTGCTTCCAGAGAGATCGGCACCGCACGGCAACCCGGCGACCGGGGGAGGTGAGTTCAATTCTGGGTCCCCGGAGCCATCCTGGGTCCAGAAGGTAAAGCCCTTGGGACACTACAGCTGTTCTGGAAACTGCCTCACGTGCACCGCCTGGGAAAGCATCTCGGGACGACCGGGCCGGTAAAACTCAACCAGCAAAAACGAACAGAAGTAGAACATAAAACATATTCAAGAGCAAAATAAATCTGCCAAAACCTTGTGGTCCTCAGCTTCTTCAGGGAGAGGA encodes:
- the LOC140595587 gene encoding uncharacterized protein; this translates as MAASTLSVCSSDLSYGGRVCLPGSGDSCPDPSWQVDDCPESYCEPPCCAPGSCLTLLCTPASCGSSPCPPACPGSCQPSCGSCSPCQEGCCVSVCCKPVCCTPVCCKPVCCTPVCCKPICCKPVCCESSPCCQQSSCQPSCCSSSPCQEDSCVSVCCKPVCCTPICCKPMCCTPICCKPVCCTPVCCTPICCQASPCCQPSSCRPSSCMSLLCRPVCRPACCATPSPCQSSCCRQASSMSLLCRPVCSH